Proteins encoded by one window of Gouania willdenowi chromosome 4, fGouWil2.1, whole genome shotgun sequence:
- the LOC114461953 gene encoding proteasome assembly chaperone 4-like isoform X6, with protein MEGASAWSCCLSSTVQRSSSTEKKTRWFPSSTHSFSSNTSLDHRSVLNLPVLHRFNTSHRMNEELVVNGGFTNISVHNFSEKLLEQLVHFHVMKLDGGFFLWVGSAPVLSNMAVSMSSRHDSTPLSTLMMGDPSDTTASSLAQRLAKRTKKQVFVSYSLPATDSTLGLLVEQRIGKELQLHPEVF; from the exons GGAGCATCTGCGTGGAGCTGCTGTCTTTCATCCACTGTCCAACGCTCATCATCCACGGAGAAAAAGACCCGATGGTTCCCATCTTCCACCCACAGTTTCTCCTCCAACACATCCCTGGATCACa GAAGCGTTTTAAATCTACCGGTTCTGCATCGTTTCAACACGTCTCACAGGATGAATGAAGAGCTCGTTGTTAATGGAGGATTCACGAACATCTCGGTGCATAATTTCTCGGAGAAGCTTCTGGAACAGCTCGTCCACTTCCACGTCATGAAGCTGGACGGAGGGTTCTTCCTGTGGGTCGGTTCTGCTCCGGTTCTGTCCAACATGGCGGTGTCGATGAGCAGCAGGCAC GATTCAACGCCTCTGTCCACGTTGATGATGGGCGACCCGTCGGATACCACAGCATCCAGCCTGGCTCAGAGATTAG caaAAAGGACCAAAAAGCAGGTGTTTGTGAGCTACAGTCTCCCAGCTACAGACTCTACCCTGGGTCTGCTGGTGGAGCAGAGGATTGGGAAGGAGCTTCAGCTCCACCCTGAGGTCTTCTAG